Within Psychrobacter sp. AH5, the genomic segment CTCATCTATACCTAACTGCTTGGCAATATAATTAGCAAAGTAGCTAAAGCCGCCTGAGACTAGCACCGTATGATAGCCCAAAGCTTTTAGCGCGGTAATAGTGGTATGAGCGCCAGTAGATAAAGTTAGACGGGCGCAAATCTCATCAAGGACGCTAGTAGAGATTCCTTCAAGCAAAGCTACGCGTTTAACAAAAGACTCATCAAAATCAATCTCGCCGCGCATAGCCGCTTCAGTGATAGCTTCAACTTCTGCGCCAACACCAGCGGTTTTGGCCAGCTCAACGATGACTTCTTGCTCAATTAGCGTGGAGTCCATATCAAAACAAGCAAGTTTATGAGTACGTAGCATATGACCAATCGATAAAATATGACAATCAACCAAATTATCATGCACTAATGCCGCGTTCTCTGGATGGTCAGTAGCTTGAGCATTGGCATAGTTTTTGGCAAGATCATGACGCAAACGGGTAGTTAGCTGATCATCAATGATATGAGCGGCGGCCGTTTTTTTGCCAGGATGCATCAAAGTATCAGTCACCGGCACTAGCAAATAGCGAAACACTTGCGCTGGCGTGAAAGGCTGCTGAGTACCAGTAGAGCCATTCGTAGCGACATCAACGTCAACAAAGCTTGCCTCAGCATCTTCCGCTACCGTTACCAAATGCCAGCTTGGCTGCTCATCGACCCATGACTGCACGTAGTGATGAATATCTAATGCAGGCACCTTGGCTGGCAGCACCACAATCAAAGCAAAAACTGGCAGGGATTGCAAAGCATCAAAATCGTGTAAGCTGATATCTTCCGGTAGCAACGAAGCAATAGAATCAACGGCTTGTTGCCATGCTTTGCTGTCTTTTGGTAACGAATAAGGCGTATTTTCTGGCATGGCTCAATTGTCCCTTGTATGCGCAAATAAGATTAGGAATAATAACAGCTTTAGCAAGCTGCGCCTATATGTGAAACACAAACTGTCTGCTGGCGAACAGGGTTTATAACTAAACTTAAGCGGCATCACTGTGACATAACTGTGGCATAACTAGAATTACAGCTATAAGGCTAAAACAAAGGCTTTTATCAAGCGCTATTTATACTGACATTGATGATAAAGGTATTTGCTGCGCTAAAAGCTAATTTAGTAAAGCATTAAAATTATTATGAGCATAAACTATGACAGCCATGATAATGATATAGTGACTGATGGTAAGCATCGACTAATCACTAGCAACAAGCCACTAGCGACAAGTACCCTGTGAATCATCAGTACCACAGCGCATAGGCTCAAAAGCATCATTAGCTAACTGGCGTTTGATTGCATACTTTTCCCAAAAACGATCGATAGTATTGTTTTTTAATTTCTCTTATTCAAAAAGTTTAACATATCATGACTTATTTAGCGCCGCGGCAAGGATTGTTTGCCATTATTATTCTAGTCAGTTTTTGTTTGCAGACCTTATTGTTAGTCATTAGTACCGATCAGCAATTGAGCAAAAGCCGTGAGCTAAAAGGCGAGCAGATGGTGGCTCAGCTTATCGATGAAGCTCGTTTATCGTTAGAAAATCAAGATCGTGTCAGCCTCAGCGTGATTGCTAATCGCTATACTAGTGAGCAAGATGTGGCTCGGCTAGTCATCAAAAATAATAAAGATGAGATACTAGTCCCTGTTGGCAACGCGCCTTTGCAGCAAGGCGAGACCATCAGCCAGATTGCTACCAATGGTGATGCGGTCATTGGTAGTGTCGCGCTAACTTTAAAAGAAGTTAGCAAAGGCGAGATTATTACTATGCAGTGGCCTTTTGTCATCGGCTCGATAATTTTGCATCTGCTATTATTGTTGGTCTATAGCTATGTGGCGCGTCCGACCAAAGAGCAGATCAATACCTTAAGCCGTGAAATAGAAAATATCCACCGCGATCAATATGCGCTTAGGGCGCAGACTCATAGTAGATATCGTAGTGAGACGGTTAGCGATGCCAATAATGATAGTCATAGCGCTATAAATGAGCCGTTGGCCGATACAGCAGAGACGGCTAATGTAGCGCCCGTTAGCACTACCAATATTCATAATGAGCTAAACGCCTATCTAAAATCACAGCAGGCAGGTAGTAAGGAGGATGGGGCTAGCGAGAGCGTCGTTGACGAGCAAGACAAGCAAGCGCAAACCAATAATGCTACAACGCCTGCTAGCGATAAAGCCCCTATTAATAGCAATGCTACTAGCGTCACAAGTGATAGCCGTAAGTCATCAACGACAGCCAATCTATCCTCTTCTCGGCCACTTGAGAGGGTTGGGGTACATATTACCTTCCACGATGAGTATCAGATGCTTGAGCTTTTGGCTCCAGAGACTCGCA encodes:
- the serB gene encoding phosphoserine phosphatase SerB; the encoded protein is MPENTPYSLPKDSKAWQQAVDSIASLLPEDISLHDFDALQSLPVFALIVVLPAKVPALDIHHYVQSWVDEQPSWHLVTVAEDAEASFVDVDVATNGSTGTQQPFTPAQVFRYLLVPVTDTLMHPGKKTAAAHIIDDQLTTRLRHDLAKNYANAQATDHPENAALVHDNLVDCHILSIGHMLRTHKLACFDMDSTLIEQEVIVELAKTAGVGAEVEAITEAAMRGEIDFDESFVKRVALLEGISTSVLDEICARLTLSTGAHTTITALKALGYHTVLVSGGFSYFANYIAKQLGIDEVHANHLDIEDGQVTGHIQLPIVNGAKKAAIAQHTAEHLNIEMSQVVCVGDGANDLPMMAIADLGVAYNAKPIVQARADAAVNVTGLEGVLYALGYPALVASKS